A part of Haloarchaeobius sp. HME9146 genomic DNA contains:
- a CDS encoding ABC transporter ATP-binding protein, translating into MTDAIVADGLRKAYDETVALDGVSFAVDEADVFALIGPNGAGKTTLVRALTGTVEPDTGTAQLLGSSPAAVSKERLGVLPQSFSPPARLSAREVVSYYAGLYDDPRDVDEILAEVGVEESADTWYENLSGGQQRRVCLGATLVNDPDVLFLDEPTTGIDPAGRRTLWDRIETLAAGGTTVFLTTHDMAEAERLADRVGLLSGGELAAVGTPQELVRAHGGDRGVTVTVDGDVEAAADALADWATRTTGNRVILDGVDPQAIGDVVAALDEAGTSYTELAWAEPDLEDVYLSLTGEAFEGREAVPVESTAD; encoded by the coding sequence ATGACCGACGCAATCGTCGCCGACGGCCTCCGGAAGGCGTACGACGAGACGGTGGCACTCGACGGGGTCTCGTTCGCCGTCGACGAAGCCGACGTGTTCGCGCTCATCGGCCCCAACGGCGCTGGCAAGACGACGCTGGTTCGCGCGCTCACCGGGACGGTCGAACCCGACACCGGGACCGCCCAGCTGCTCGGGTCCTCGCCGGCCGCGGTCTCGAAAGAACGCCTCGGGGTGCTCCCGCAGTCGTTCTCGCCGCCGGCCCGGCTCTCGGCGCGCGAGGTCGTCTCCTACTACGCCGGCCTGTACGACGACCCACGGGACGTCGACGAGATACTGGCCGAGGTCGGCGTCGAAGAGTCGGCCGACACCTGGTACGAGAACCTCTCGGGCGGCCAGCAGCGCCGGGTCTGTCTCGGTGCGACGCTCGTGAACGACCCGGACGTGCTCTTCCTGGACGAGCCGACGACCGGTATCGACCCGGCGGGCCGACGGACCCTCTGGGACCGCATCGAGACGCTCGCCGCGGGCGGGACGACCGTCTTCCTGACGACCCACGACATGGCCGAGGCCGAGCGCCTCGCCGACCGGGTCGGACTCCTCTCGGGCGGGGAACTCGCCGCCGTCGGGACGCCGCAGGAACTGGTCCGGGCCCACGGCGGGGACCGCGGGGTCACCGTCACGGTCGATGGCGACGTCGAGGCCGCAGCCGACGCGCTCGCGGACTGGGCCACCCGGACGACCGGCAACCGGGTCATCCTCGACGGGGTCGACCCGCAGGCCATCGGCGACGTGGTCGCGGCACTGGACGAGGCGGGCACCTCCTACACCGAACTCGCCTGGGCGGAACCCGACCTCGAAGACGTCTACCTCTCGCTGACGGGCGAAGCCTTCGAGGGCCGCGAGGCGGTTCCGGTGGAATCGACCGCCGATTGA
- a CDS encoding NAD(P)/FAD-dependent oxidoreductase translates to MKVAVLGAGYAGVTLTKRLEKSLPDDVELVLVDDTGVHLIQHELHRVVRRPAVTDAITVPLSDVIDRATLRVGRVTEVDTDARTVFFADDTRLEYDVAAVCLGAETAFYDLPGVEAHATPLKRLEDANEIRADFFDVLESEGDGQVVVGGAGLSGIQVAGELAELADEEDGDVTVTLLEQLDSVAPSFPENFQNAVHDALVARGVHVRTGATVTEATDDEVRLAGADPIAYDQLIWTGGIRGPDALHGERPVVRSNLQLDGTTFVVGDAAKVVDDAGAAVPASAQSAIREAKVTGKNVERLVSHLRDGDSSDFQPRFERYTFESPGWLVTVGNGAVAQVGPSVFTGRAALTLKTTVGAGYLSSVGAIEEAVDLVNEELGISPHEEP, encoded by the coding sequence ATGAAGGTCGCCGTACTCGGTGCCGGCTACGCCGGTGTCACCCTCACGAAGCGCCTGGAGAAGTCGTTGCCGGACGACGTCGAGCTCGTCCTCGTCGACGACACCGGGGTCCACCTCATCCAGCACGAGCTGCACCGGGTGGTCCGCCGGCCCGCCGTCACCGACGCCATCACCGTCCCGCTCTCGGACGTCATCGACCGGGCCACACTGCGCGTCGGCCGCGTCACAGAGGTCGACACCGACGCCCGAACCGTCTTCTTCGCGGACGACACGCGACTGGAGTACGACGTGGCCGCGGTCTGTCTCGGCGCGGAGACCGCGTTCTACGACCTGCCCGGGGTCGAGGCACACGCCACGCCACTCAAGCGACTCGAAGACGCGAACGAGATCCGGGCGGACTTCTTCGACGTGCTGGAGTCGGAGGGTGACGGCCAGGTGGTCGTCGGCGGGGCGGGCCTCTCCGGCATCCAGGTTGCCGGCGAACTCGCAGAACTCGCCGACGAGGAGGACGGCGACGTGACGGTGACACTGCTCGAACAGCTCGACAGCGTCGCCCCGTCGTTCCCGGAGAACTTCCAGAACGCGGTCCACGACGCGCTGGTCGCCCGCGGCGTCCACGTCCGGACCGGTGCGACGGTGACCGAGGCAACCGACGACGAGGTGCGACTGGCCGGGGCTGACCCCATCGCGTACGACCAGCTAATCTGGACCGGTGGCATCCGCGGCCCGGACGCGCTCCACGGCGAGCGTCCGGTCGTCCGGAGCAACCTGCAACTCGACGGCACGACGTTCGTGGTCGGCGACGCCGCGAAGGTGGTCGACGACGCCGGGGCTGCCGTCCCGGCCAGCGCGCAGTCGGCCATCCGGGAGGCGAAGGTCACCGGGAAGAACGTCGAACGCCTCGTCTCGCACCTGCGCGACGGCGACTCGAGCGACTTCCAGCCGCGATTCGAGCGGTACACGTTCGAGTCGCCGGGCTGGCTCGTCACGGTCGGGAACGGCGCGGTCGCACAGGTCGGGCCGAGCGTCTTCACGGGGCGCGCGGCGCTGACGCTGAAGACGACCGTCGGGGCGGGCTATCTCTCCTCGGTCGGTGCCATCGAGGAGGCTGTCGACCTCGTGAACGAGGAACTCGGCATCTCGCCCCACGAGGAGCCGTAG
- a CDS encoding succinylglutamate desuccinylase/aspartoacylase family protein, whose product MKRRTFLRRSLAGLAATTVGVGLFTDNDESTVTAGTPPDDRTRESLLPGTTYQTPVVTIDADQAGPTALVVGGLHGDERSGYRAAEAVAEWSFDAGTVVVLPRANVPAIRRGTRENDNGDLNRKFTPTGEPETRLARAIWSLVEETEPDVVLDLHRSRGIYRIHPRNVGQAIFPTAAGDATAHAEATCSFLNDAEIPWSMPLHRFTTGGDMDGSAPLLGHKVGDDLGTPAYIVETTTFITDLQTRVDWTTAAAEHLLAKHGIERQPSTSAGRVAAATGGENDV is encoded by the coding sequence ATGAAACGACGGACGTTCCTGCGACGGTCCCTCGCCGGCCTCGCCGCCACCACGGTCGGGGTCGGACTGTTCACGGACAATGACGAGTCGACAGTCACCGCCGGGACACCACCCGACGACCGGACCCGCGAGTCCCTCCTCCCCGGAACGACGTACCAGACGCCGGTCGTGACCATCGACGCCGACCAGGCCGGGCCGACCGCACTCGTCGTCGGTGGCCTCCACGGCGACGAACGCAGCGGGTACCGGGCCGCCGAGGCGGTCGCCGAGTGGTCGTTCGACGCCGGGACGGTCGTCGTCCTCCCCCGGGCCAACGTGCCGGCGATTCGCCGGGGGACACGAGAGAACGACAACGGCGACCTCAACCGGAAGTTCACACCGACGGGCGAGCCCGAGACGCGGCTCGCGAGGGCCATCTGGTCCCTGGTCGAGGAGACCGAGCCAGACGTGGTCCTCGACCTCCACCGGTCCCGCGGCATCTACCGGATACACCCGCGCAACGTCGGCCAGGCTATCTTCCCAACCGCCGCCGGGGACGCGACAGCGCACGCCGAGGCGACCTGCTCCTTCCTCAACGACGCGGAGATACCGTGGTCGATGCCACTGCACAGGTTCACCACCGGCGGTGACATGGACGGGTCCGCCCCGCTCCTCGGGCACAAGGTCGGTGACGACCTCGGGACGCCGGCGTACATCGTCGAGACCACCACGTTCATCACCGACCTGCAGACGCGGGTCGACTGGACGACCGCGGCGGCCGAACACCTGCTCGCGAAGCACGGCATCGAGCGCCAACCCTCGACGAGCGCCGGGCGTGTCGCCGCAGCGACCGGGGGTGAGAACGATGTCTGA
- a CDS encoding helix-turn-helix domain-containing protein — translation MATSSNDNPNAAACPVIDSLEQIGSQWRLVVLHDLQDGEKRFNELKRSTDASSRTLSRVLDDLQEMGFVDRRLEEDAPVATFYSLTEKGESLCPVFDAIGEWADEWITTTDTDDVEETAPEKLETDGGTPTDAE, via the coding sequence ATGGCAACGTCCTCGAACGACAATCCCAACGCGGCGGCCTGCCCCGTCATCGACTCCCTCGAACAGATCGGCTCGCAGTGGCGACTCGTCGTCCTCCACGACCTGCAAGACGGCGAGAAGCGATTCAACGAGCTCAAGCGCTCCACCGACGCGAGTTCGCGCACGCTCTCGCGGGTGCTCGACGACCTGCAGGAGATGGGGTTCGTCGACCGCCGCCTGGAGGAGGACGCCCCGGTCGCGACGTTCTACTCGCTGACGGAGAAGGGCGAGTCCCTCTGCCCGGTGTTCGACGCCATCGGCGAGTGGGCCGACGAGTGGATCACGACGACGGACACCGACGACGTAGAGGAGACCGCACCGGAGAAACTCGAGACCGACGGCGGCACCCCGACCGACGCCGAGTAG
- a CDS encoding DICT sensory domain-containing protein: MSTKSLGSIVGETELGSKTLHACNVTNQKALKTVGRFLSKHEVKKVKDKTASGTPKNTLVLESDGRFVAANSLERVARFAAQSGQPSHKTEIPAVIKHLDGTRFRSYDKRRMIMASRIVEFRAWNQREGTLHSGFQQLSKVDLQRNVYHNLSTVDLDVHVYGEDDWDRPGDIDVHVHASDAKEIVKHWWVVYDGAGRDDRKAALLAQETGDNEFYGFWTYDAGTTDRILDRLSAMH, from the coding sequence ATGAGCACGAAATCACTGGGCAGCATCGTCGGCGAGACAGAGCTAGGCTCGAAGACGCTGCACGCCTGCAACGTCACGAACCAGAAGGCACTGAAGACGGTCGGTCGCTTCCTCTCGAAGCACGAGGTGAAGAAGGTCAAGGACAAGACCGCCTCCGGGACGCCAAAGAACACGCTCGTTCTGGAGTCGGACGGCCGGTTCGTCGCCGCGAACTCCCTCGAACGGGTCGCCAGATTCGCGGCACAGAGCGGGCAGCCGTCGCACAAGACCGAGATTCCCGCCGTCATCAAGCACCTCGACGGGACGCGGTTCCGGTCCTACGACAAGCGCCGGATGATCATGGCCTCGCGCATCGTCGAGTTCCGGGCGTGGAACCAGCGCGAGGGGACGCTCCACTCGGGGTTCCAGCAGCTCTCGAAGGTCGACCTCCAGCGCAACGTCTACCACAACCTCTCGACCGTTGACCTCGACGTCCACGTCTACGGCGAGGACGACTGGGACCGTCCGGGCGACATCGACGTTCACGTCCACGCCAGCGACGCGAAGGAGATAGTCAAGCACTGGTGGGTCGTCTACGACGGGGCCGGTCGTGACGACCGGAAGGCGGCCCTCCTTGCCCAGGAGACGGGTGACAACGAGTTCTACGGCTTCTGGACGTACGACGCCGGGACGACGGACCGGATTCTCGACCGACTGTCAGCGATGCACTGA
- a CDS encoding ring-cleaving dioxygenase, with amino-acid sequence MQTDGIHHVTAVASDPQRNVDFYTEVLGLRLVKRTVNFDDTSTYHLYYGDEVGTPGTILTFFPFDGAGTGQPGKGQATATAFTIPEGAVDYWLDRFDDLDVDHDEPQSRFGETVVPFRDHDGQPMELVATEAGSDIEPWAGGPVPEEYAIRGFHGVTLHSMDPDVTGSVLETLGYERAEETEDRIRYRAGGDRASVVDLYRGVGGRGVPGAGTVHHVAFRVPDDEVQESLEADLDEIGLHVTDQKDRQYFRSIYFREPGGVLFEVATDVPGFAVDEPVESLGSELKLPPWLADDREQLEAALPSLDAPEVTSR; translated from the coding sequence ATGCAAACAGACGGTATCCACCACGTCACCGCGGTCGCGAGCGACCCCCAGCGGAACGTGGACTTCTACACCGAAGTCCTCGGACTCCGACTGGTGAAGCGGACCGTGAACTTCGACGACACCTCGACGTACCACCTCTACTACGGCGACGAGGTCGGTACACCGGGTACCATCCTGACGTTCTTCCCCTTCGACGGGGCTGGAACCGGCCAGCCGGGCAAGGGACAGGCGACGGCCACCGCGTTCACCATCCCCGAAGGGGCGGTCGACTACTGGCTCGACCGGTTCGACGACCTCGACGTCGACCACGACGAGCCCCAGTCGCGCTTCGGTGAGACGGTCGTCCCCTTCCGCGACCACGACGGGCAACCGATGGAACTCGTCGCGACCGAGGCCGGGAGCGACATCGAACCCTGGGCCGGCGGACCCGTCCCCGAGGAGTACGCAATCCGTGGGTTCCACGGCGTCACGCTGCACTCGATGGACCCCGACGTGACCGGGTCGGTTCTCGAGACGCTCGGGTACGAACGCGCCGAGGAGACCGAGGACCGAATCCGGTACCGGGCCGGTGGCGACCGCGCGAGCGTGGTCGACCTGTACCGTGGCGTCGGCGGCCGTGGCGTCCCCGGTGCGGGCACGGTCCACCACGTCGCCTTCCGCGTCCCCGACGACGAGGTACAGGAGTCCCTCGAGGCCGACCTCGACGAGATTGGCCTGCACGTCACCGACCAGAAGGACCGCCAGTACTTCCGGTCCATCTACTTCAGGGAACCCGGCGGAGTGCTGTTCGAGGTCGCGACCGACGTGCCGGGCTTCGCGGTCGACGAACCGGTCGAGAGCCTGGGTTCGGAGCTCAAGCTGCCCCCGTGGCTGGCGGACGACCGCGAGCAACTCGAGGCGGCCCTGCCGTCGCTCGACGCCCCGGAGGTGACGAGCCGATGA
- a CDS encoding alpha/beta hydrolase: MSTAGVHQDQPLASAGAPLDVAEGAVVMCHGRGASARSMLAMADEFHEHGVAFLAPQAQRGTWYPNSFMAPISSNEPHLTSALQAVEDAIQTALDAGIPHERIALMGFSQGACLASEYVARNARRYGGLMALSGGVIGPEGTPRDYDGSLDGTPVFLGCSDVDPHIPLERVQETTQVFEDLDADVTEQIYQGMGHTVNEDEIEHVRDIVASLVDGAGED; the protein is encoded by the coding sequence ATGAGCACCGCCGGCGTCCACCAGGACCAACCACTCGCCAGTGCTGGCGCACCGCTCGACGTTGCCGAGGGTGCGGTCGTCATGTGCCACGGCCGCGGCGCGAGCGCCCGCAGCATGCTCGCCATGGCCGACGAGTTCCACGAACATGGCGTGGCGTTCCTCGCCCCGCAGGCCCAACGCGGCACCTGGTACCCGAACTCGTTCATGGCTCCCATCTCGTCGAACGAACCTCATCTCACCTCGGCGCTGCAGGCCGTCGAGGACGCCATCCAGACCGCACTCGACGCGGGCATCCCCCACGAGCGCATCGCCCTCATGGGCTTCTCGCAGGGAGCCTGCCTCGCCAGCGAGTACGTCGCCCGGAACGCCCGGCGCTACGGCGGCCTCATGGCACTGTCCGGCGGCGTCATCGGCCCCGAGGGGACCCCGCGGGACTACGACGGTTCCCTCGATGGGACGCCGGTCTTCCTCGGCTGCAGCGACGTGGACCCGCACATCCCGCTCGAACGCGTCCAGGAGACCACGCAGGTGTTCGAGGACCTCGACGCCGACGTGACCGAGCAGATCTACCAGGGCATGGGTCACACCGTCAACGAGGACGAGATAGAACACGTCCGGGACATCGTGGCGAGCCTGGTCGACGGAGCGGGTGAGGACTGA
- a CDS encoding VOC family protein codes for MTTHHNDESATSSNPSETPPTVSGLHHVSALSGDPQEAVDFVSDVLGMRLVKRTVNYEDQFAHHIYFGDGSGSIGSVLTLFPSNAGPDGRVGPPQPGATALAIPEGSLDYWAGRLSAHGVAYTEFTRFGESGLAFTAPDGLPLELVATSQDSGSGFEPWADGPVPVEHAIQGLAGTTLLSPAPYQTARVLEHFGYELVAETDDRVRYQVPGDRARVVDLSLSGPRDSASTMGGFGRDGKGTVHHVAFGVPDRDALLSWHHYLRDIGLEPTRIKDRTYFQSVYLREPGGIRFELATEGPGLTVDEPVDELGGSLQLPRWVEDDREEIEKRLPPVEWPTA; via the coding sequence GTGACGACACACCACAACGACGAATCCGCGACCTCCTCCAACCCTTCGGAGACGCCTCCCACCGTCTCCGGGCTCCACCACGTCTCCGCCCTGTCTGGCGACCCGCAGGAGGCAGTGGACTTCGTGAGCGACGTGCTCGGCATGCGACTGGTCAAGCGCACCGTGAACTACGAGGACCAGTTCGCCCACCACATCTACTTCGGCGACGGCTCGGGCAGCATCGGCTCCGTGCTCACGCTGTTCCCGTCGAACGCCGGGCCGGATGGCAGGGTCGGCCCGCCACAACCCGGTGCGACCGCGCTGGCGATTCCCGAAGGGTCGCTCGATTACTGGGCTGGCCGTCTCTCGGCGCACGGGGTCGCATACACCGAGTTCACACGCTTCGGGGAGTCTGGACTCGCGTTCACGGCACCAGACGGGCTGCCACTGGAACTCGTTGCGACCTCCCAAGATTCCGGGTCCGGATTCGAGCCGTGGGCAGACGGTCCAGTCCCGGTCGAGCACGCCATCCAGGGGCTCGCGGGGACGACACTGCTCTCACCAGCGCCCTACCAGACGGCCCGCGTGCTCGAGCACTTCGGCTACGAACTCGTCGCCGAGACCGACGACCGGGTTCGCTACCAGGTTCCCGGCGACCGCGCGAGGGTTGTCGACCTGTCGCTGTCCGGCCCTCGAGACAGCGCCAGCACCATGGGCGGGTTCGGCCGCGACGGGAAGGGGACGGTCCACCACGTCGCGTTCGGTGTTCCCGACCGTGACGCCCTGCTGTCGTGGCACCACTACCTCCGCGACATCGGGCTCGAGCCGACCCGCATCAAGGACCGCACGTACTTCCAGTCGGTGTACCTTCGGGAACCCGGTGGCATCCGGTTCGAGTTGGCGACCGAGGGGCCGGGGCTGACGGTGGACGAACCGGTCGACGAACTCGGCGGGTCGCTTCAGCTGCCCAGATGGGTCGAGGACGACCGTGAAGAGATCGAGAAGCGACTGCCGCCAGTCGAGTGGCCGACCGCGTAG
- a CDS encoding NmrA/HSCARG family protein: MLKILVSGATGTQGGAVIDHLSSGAYGDFDLYGLTRDATSERAQGLATRGVTVVEGDMCDADRMTDLCTGMDGVFCVTTFFEDGTDIETEQGTTLATCAADAGVSHFVYSSVGGADRETGLAHFDSKYAVEQALADLDLTTTIVRPVFFMQNLTANLHDEITEGRLPLPLDKGVALQLVDATDIGRAAAMAFADPDTFAGETIELAGDECTLTAMASEFADYLGIEVDPVYLPIDDYRAQAGDELADMFQWFNDVGYDSDIDELSRRYGIHCNSLSTYLEKSEAWQPAPAATR, from the coding sequence ATGCTGAAGATACTCGTCTCGGGAGCGACAGGCACACAGGGCGGCGCAGTCATCGACCACCTCAGCTCCGGTGCGTACGGTGATTTCGATCTCTACGGGCTGACCCGTGACGCGACCAGCGAGCGCGCCCAGGGGCTCGCGACCCGGGGCGTCACCGTCGTCGAAGGTGACATGTGCGACGCCGACCGCATGACCGACCTCTGTACCGGGATGGATGGCGTGTTCTGCGTCACCACGTTCTTCGAGGACGGCACCGACATCGAGACCGAGCAGGGAACCACCCTCGCCACGTGTGCGGCCGACGCCGGCGTCTCGCACTTCGTCTACTCCTCGGTCGGCGGTGCCGACCGCGAGACCGGTCTCGCCCACTTCGACTCCAAGTACGCCGTCGAGCAGGCGCTCGCCGACCTCGACCTCACCACGACCATCGTCCGCCCCGTGTTCTTCATGCAGAACCTCACGGCGAACCTCCACGACGAGATCACCGAGGGCCGCCTTCCACTCCCCCTCGACAAAGGTGTCGCCCTCCAGCTCGTCGATGCGACCGACATCGGTCGGGCCGCCGCCATGGCCTTCGCCGACCCGGACACCTTCGCGGGTGAGACCATCGAACTCGCCGGCGACGAATGCACCCTCACCGCGATGGCGAGCGAGTTCGCGGACTACCTCGGCATCGAGGTCGACCCCGTCTACCTCCCCATCGACGACTACCGCGCACAGGCCGGCGACGAACTCGCCGACATGTTCCAGTGGTTCAACGACGTCGGCTACGACTCCGACATCGACGAGCTGTCGCGGCGGTACGGCATCCACTGTAACAGCCTCTCCACGTACCTCGAGAAGAGCGAGGCCTGGCAGCCCGCACCCGCGGCGACGCGCTGA
- a CDS encoding type II secretion system F family protein — MSLQTRGDTGGSGFSTSSDSLGDMFYPLYERLFSEDSDFVADVESKLAQSRMADTVEMYLSRSLAIGVLTGGMLWVLGTLVGYFIFATGLIETESLLGATIPNATLVAIIQAVKVPALILVTGLFLGSIGFAMGFGALVAVPYSRASTRKREIDMLLTDAVSFMYALSVGGLNQLEILEAMARAEDTYGEVAKEFQSIVQETEYFDTDYRTAIRNQAMETPSDELSQFLTDMLSIVNSGGDMESFLYDKKEKHMRTAKQQQELTLETLELFGEMYMTLSLFPLLLIIILVIMQMLGEANVNMLFGTVYGLIPLTGAGFLVLVSTVKEDDPGDGFLLPSDADERLSVQQGAGLLDLGLIEQFTGEYSVFDRIKNREGTYETIQVLKAPHLFFRDNPLYTLALTVPTVLVLMVVAMASGAVPTSWGELVDSPVWGTFMYVYLPVYIVFLPLTIFREWNVRSRKGVISNISDNLRKLSSANDTGQTLLESLRTVSDTTSGKLATEFETMHTKVNYGMSLKHALVEFNNKYHIPRLARTVKLISKAQEASSQITDVLTTAAQASENQDDIERERKSRTRMQVVIIIMTYLTLLAVMAILKTQFLDVLTGLTETSSGGGGASGAGGPSFGGNVNTNLLSLLFFHAVTLQALLSGLIAGYIRDADILSGLKFVLILMTIALVVWAAVA; from the coding sequence ATGAGCCTCCAGACGCGTGGTGATACCGGCGGCTCAGGGTTCAGCACGTCGTCTGACTCGCTCGGCGACATGTTCTACCCGCTCTACGAGCGACTGTTCAGCGAGGACTCGGACTTCGTCGCGGACGTGGAGTCGAAACTGGCCCAGTCACGGATGGCTGACACGGTCGAGATGTACCTGTCGCGCTCGCTCGCCATCGGCGTCCTCACGGGCGGGATGCTGTGGGTGCTCGGGACGCTCGTCGGTTACTTCATCTTCGCGACCGGGCTCATCGAGACCGAGAGCCTGCTCGGGGCGACGATTCCGAACGCGACGCTGGTCGCGATCATCCAGGCCGTCAAGGTCCCCGCACTCATCCTCGTAACGGGGCTGTTCCTCGGTTCCATCGGGTTCGCGATGGGTTTTGGCGCACTGGTCGCAGTGCCGTACTCGCGGGCCTCCACCCGGAAGCGCGAGATAGACATGCTACTGACCGACGCCGTCTCGTTCATGTACGCGCTTTCGGTCGGTGGGCTGAACCAGCTCGAGATCCTCGAGGCGATGGCGCGGGCGGAGGACACCTACGGCGAGGTGGCCAAGGAGTTCCAGTCCATCGTCCAGGAGACGGAGTACTTCGACACCGACTACCGCACCGCCATCCGAAACCAGGCGATGGAGACCCCGAGCGACGAACTGTCGCAGTTCCTCACCGACATGCTCTCTATCGTGAACTCCGGGGGTGACATGGAGAGCTTCCTCTACGACAAGAAAGAGAAGCACATGCGGACCGCCAAGCAGCAACAGGAGCTGACCCTGGAGACCCTGGAGCTGTTCGGCGAGATGTACATGACGCTCTCGCTGTTCCCGCTGTTGCTCATCATCATCCTGGTCATCATGCAGATGCTGGGGGAGGCGAACGTCAATATGCTGTTCGGGACCGTCTACGGCCTCATCCCGTTGACCGGTGCCGGGTTCCTCGTGCTGGTCTCGACGGTGAAAGAGGACGACCCGGGCGACGGGTTCCTCCTGCCGTCGGACGCGGACGAGCGACTGAGCGTCCAGCAGGGTGCTGGCCTGCTCGACCTCGGTCTCATCGAGCAGTTCACCGGCGAGTACAGTGTCTTCGACCGCATCAAGAACCGGGAGGGGACCTACGAGACCATCCAGGTCCTCAAGGCCCCGCACCTGTTCTTCCGGGACAACCCGCTGTACACGCTGGCGCTCACGGTTCCGACGGTCCTCGTGTTGATGGTCGTCGCGATGGCCTCGGGTGCCGTGCCGACCTCCTGGGGCGAACTGGTCGACAGTCCGGTCTGGGGGACGTTCATGTACGTCTACCTGCCCGTCTACATCGTCTTCCTCCCACTGACCATCTTCCGCGAGTGGAACGTCCGCTCCCGGAAAGGCGTCATCTCGAACATCTCGGACAACCTCCGCAAACTCTCGAGCGCGAACGACACCGGGCAGACCCTGCTCGAATCCCTGCGGACGGTCTCTGACACGACCAGCGGGAAGCTGGCGACCGAGTTCGAGACCATGCACACGAAGGTCAACTACGGGATGAGCCTCAAGCACGCGCTGGTCGAGTTCAACAACAAGTACCACATCCCGCGACTGGCGCGCACGGTCAAGCTCATCTCGAAAGCACAGGAGGCGTCGAGCCAGATCACGGACGTGTTGACCACGGCGGCACAGGCATCGGAGAACCAGGACGACATCGAGCGCGAACGCAAGTCCCGCACCCGGATGCAGGTCGTCATCATCATCATGACCTACCTCACCCTGCTCGCGGTGATGGCCATCCTGAAGACGCAGTTCCTCGACGTGCTGACCGGCCTGACCGAGACCAGCTCGGGTGGTGGCGGCGCAAGCGGTGCCGGCGGACCCAGCTTCGGTGGGAACGTCAACACCAACCTGCTGTCGCTGCTGTTCTTCCACGCAGTGACGCTGCAGGCGCTGCTCTCCGGGCTCATCGCGGGCTACATCAGGGACGCGGACATCCTGAGTGGCCTCAAGTTCGTGCTCATCCTGATGACGATCGCACTGGTGGTGTGGGCGGCGGTCGCGTGA